The following are encoded together in the Leptolyngbyaceae cyanobacterium genome:
- a CDS encoding ABC transporter ATP-binding protein, which produces MSSTKLLIKFGRRYPVWMTLTIVLGFSGALFNGVSTTLIVPILLNFLDQKIDLKGAPPLIQVLMTPFDGIPEQYRLSVMAVTIVLAIVLKNIALYVSTLVSSSLLRTLTSDLREEGLRLLLEVDLDFYSKMKVGDLINRLGGEIGRAAGTVGTLIKIIINAITILVFVCLLLAISWQLTIVTTVLLAVVGLINQYSINRSRYFGKQLSEMSKSYSIRVLEILSGIRLVKSTGNEEKEYIKLRKLIRDREQADFQSQVNSAAIGPISEVTGIVVIMAIVILGRLFFINQIDSLSTVLLTYLLVLFRLLPYISQLNNARGSLANTSASVDIANEFLRRDNKPFMKNGSLTYKELREGIRFYKLSFRYPNHDNWVLQDVDLYLPRGTTLALVGGSGAGKSTLADLLPRFYDPDSGCITIDDKDLRDFNIASIRSCMGIVSQDTFLFNDSIRNNIAYGRSNATDEEVIAAAKRANAYEFIEKLPQGFNTLIGDRGVLLSGGQRQRLAIARALLQDPDILILDEATSALDTVSERLVQSAIEELSRDRTTLVIAHRLSTVQKAHQIAVLDKGRVVETGTHEDLLNKGGYYARLYSMQFAERPENVFNRNEQIRNRLSYEVRTRLNSMIGSLRLLADDLVDTPEEQKELLEESYSSAISLLNTIELFENSAKLPIK; this is translated from the coding sequence ATGTCTTCTACTAAACTTCTAATAAAATTCGGTCGCCGTTATCCAGTTTGGATGACGCTAACTATCGTTCTAGGATTTTCAGGCGCATTATTTAATGGGGTAAGCACAACCTTAATTGTACCCATACTATTGAATTTTTTAGATCAAAAAATAGATTTAAAAGGAGCGCCGCCCCTTATTCAGGTGTTGATGACCCCCTTTGATGGGATACCAGAACAATATAGGTTATCCGTGATGGCGGTCACGATTGTACTGGCAATTGTTTTAAAAAATATCGCTCTCTACGTAAGCACTTTAGTTTCGAGTTCCCTGCTGCGGACTCTAACTTCCGATTTGCGAGAAGAGGGATTGCGGTTATTACTAGAAGTGGACTTGGATTTTTATTCCAAGATGAAAGTAGGAGATTTAATCAACCGTCTGGGTGGGGAAATAGGTCGTGCGGCTGGAACGGTTGGTACGCTAATTAAGATTATTATTAATGCCATCACTATATTAGTTTTTGTATGTTTACTGCTGGCAATTTCTTGGCAATTGACAATTGTGACCACAGTTTTACTAGCGGTAGTTGGATTGATTAATCAATATTCAATCAATCGTTCTAGATATTTTGGCAAGCAATTGTCAGAAATGTCTAAATCTTATTCGATTCGAGTTCTAGAAATTTTGAGTGGAATCCGGCTAGTTAAATCGACAGGTAATGAAGAAAAAGAATATATAAAACTGCGTAAGTTAATTCGCGATCGCGAACAAGCAGATTTCCAATCTCAGGTTAATTCGGCGGCAATCGGCCCGATCAGTGAAGTAACCGGGATTGTAGTAATTATGGCGATCGTCATTTTAGGACGGTTATTCTTTATTAATCAAATTGATTCTCTTTCAACTGTACTACTCACTTACTTATTGGTACTTTTCCGGTTATTGCCATATATTTCCCAGTTAAATAATGCCCGTGGCAGCCTCGCAAATACTTCTGCCAGCGTAGACATCGCTAATGAATTTCTGCGCCGTGATAATAAGCCGTTTATGAAAAACGGGTCTTTAACTTATAAGGAGTTGCGGGAGGGAATTCGCTTCTATAAACTTTCTTTTCGCTATCCCAATCACGATAATTGGGTGTTGCAAGATGTTGACTTATATTTGCCTCGCGGTACAACGCTGGCTTTGGTAGGCGGATCTGGTGCGGGTAAATCAACGTTGGCAGATTTGTTACCAAGATTTTACGATCCTGATAGCGGTTGTATCACTATAGATGACAAGGATCTGCGGGATTTTAATATAGCAAGTATTAGAAGTTGTATGGGTATTGTAAGCCAAGATACCTTTTTATTTAATGACTCAATTCGTAATAATATTGCCTATGGGCGATCTAACGCTACAGATGAGGAAGTGATTGCTGCTGCTAAACGAGCAAATGCTTATGAATTTATAGAAAAACTACCCCAAGGATTTAATACTCTAATTGGCGATCGGGGAGTGTTATTATCGGGAGGTCAACGACAGCGGTTGGCAATTGCCAGAGCGCTTTTGCAAGACCCTGATATTCTGATTCTCGATGAAGCAACTAGCGCTTTAGATACGGTTTCGGAAAGATTAGTACAATCTGCGATCGAAGAATTAAGTCGCGATCGCACTACCCTAGTCATTGCCCACCGCCTCTCCACCGTGCAGAAAGCTCATCAAATAGCCGTACTGGATAAAGGGCGGGTAGTGGAAACGGGAACTCATGAAGATCTCCTCAACAAAGGTGGCTACTATGCCAGACTTTACTCGATGCAATTTGCCGAACGCCCTGAAAATGTGTTTAACCGAAACGAACAAATCCGCAATCGCTTATCCTATGAAGTGCGGACTCGTCTTAATTCTATGATCGGTTCCCTACGCTTACTAGCGGATGATTTAGTAGATACACCAGAAGAACAAAAAGAATTACTTGAGGAATCTTATAGTTCAGCAATCAGTCTTCTGAATACCATCGAGTTATTTGAAAATAGCGCCAAGTTACCGATCAAATAG
- a CDS encoding glycosyltransferase family 4 protein, translated as MKVSLIVSDLSGGGSVRAFLLGQVLKKLNYQVEIVGFLFGKGLYAIPPQGMEIVSFTGNKYPQLLKTIPKILNKIDGDIIYAVKPKPTSFGISLIKTIFKSRPLLLDMDDWELSWYGGDEWKYHPTPKQLYRDMFKKDGALRYPDHPLYVKWMESLVQKADLITIDTQFLKNRFGGVYLPNGKDTEMFDPEKYDRDDSKVSYGLSPYRILMFPGAPRPHKGVEDVLIALDRLNEPDLRLVIVGGSPYDDYDDKLIQQWGRWIIKLPRCPVEEMPKVLAAADVVVVPQRNDIAARAQFPLKLTDGMAMAKPILSTKVGDIPEILDGTGYLVEPGSPDEIAQKIQWIFQNFDEAVSRGKAARERCVKYYSLYTMSDILSGAIANL; from the coding sequence GTGAAAGTTTCACTAATTGTAAGTGACTTGTCTGGTGGAGGATCTGTCAGAGCGTTTTTACTAGGGCAAGTTCTGAAAAAGCTAAATTATCAAGTAGAAATTGTAGGATTTTTGTTTGGAAAAGGTCTCTATGCAATTCCTCCACAAGGAATGGAAATTGTGTCGTTTACTGGCAACAAATATCCCCAATTATTAAAAACTATTCCTAAAATTTTAAATAAAATTGATGGGGATATTATTTATGCAGTAAAACCCAAACCAACCAGTTTTGGTATCTCTTTAATAAAAACTATATTTAAAAGCCGTCCTTTGCTTTTAGATATGGATGATTGGGAACTTAGCTGGTATGGAGGAGATGAGTGGAAATATCATCCCACGCCAAAACAGCTTTATAGAGATATGTTTAAAAAAGATGGAGCGTTGAGATATCCAGATCATCCTCTTTATGTTAAGTGGATGGAAAGTTTAGTGCAGAAGGCGGATTTAATTACGATCGATACTCAGTTTCTTAAAAATCGCTTTGGAGGCGTTTATTTGCCTAACGGTAAAGATACTGAAATGTTCGACCCGGAAAAATACGATCGCGATGACAGCAAAGTTAGTTACGGTTTATCCCCATATCGAATTTTAATGTTTCCGGGAGCACCACGGCCTCACAAGGGGGTTGAAGATGTTTTAATAGCTCTAGATAGACTTAACGAACCAGATTTAAGACTGGTAATTGTGGGAGGAAGTCCCTATGATGATTATGATGATAAACTTATTCAGCAATGGGGGCGCTGGATTATTAAGTTACCGAGATGTCCCGTGGAAGAAATGCCGAAAGTGTTAGCTGCTGCCGATGTTGTAGTCGTTCCCCAGCGCAACGACATTGCTGCTCGAGCTCAATTTCCTCTGAAATTAACTGATGGGATGGCAATGGCTAAACCGATTTTGTCTACAAAAGTGGGAGATATTCCAGAAATTTTAGATGGCACGGGTTATTTAGTCGAGCCTGGTAGCCCTGATGAAATAGCACAAAAGATTCAATGGATATTCCAGAATTTTGATGAGGCTGTAAGCCGAGGAAAAGCAGCGAGAGAAAGATGTGTAAAATACTACAGTCTCTATACAATGTCAGATATTCTTTCAGGCGCGATCGCAAATTTATAG